The Erythrolamprus reginae isolate rEryReg1 chromosome 5, rEryReg1.hap1, whole genome shotgun sequence genome window below encodes:
- the PTTG1IP gene encoding pituitary tumor-transforming gene 1 protein-interacting protein isoform X2, whose protein sequence is MGFSRRLRLLGLPLLLCTLAAMVLGTLAAAGQEIGCQKYTNKTCEECLKNVTCLWCSSSSKCVEYPVRNILPPRSLCELSAARWGVCWVNFEALIIAMSVVGGIILITLFICCCFCCRKKKNRKADKDDEKDAREKEQRRVRQEERRAEMKSRHDEIRKKYGLFKEENPYAKFENN, encoded by the exons ATGGGTTTCTCGCGCCGCTTGCGTCTGTTGGGCCTCCCGCTGCTCCTCTGCACTCTGGCTGCCATGGTCCTGGGCACTCTGGCGGCCGCTGGGCAAGAAA TTGGGTGCCAGAAGTACACAAATAAAACTTGTGAAGAATGCTTGAAAAATGTCACA tGTTTATGGTGCAGCAGCAGCTCAAAGTGTGTGGAGTATCCTGTTCGGAACATCCTCCCTCCACGTTCTCTTTGTGAACTGAGCGCTGCACGCTGGGGTGTATGTTGGG TGAATTTTGAAGCACTGATCATCGCCATGTCTGTAGTGGGAGGAATAATCCTCATCACACTTTTCATCTGTTGCTGTTTCtgctgcaggaaaaaaaagaacagaaa GGCCGATAAAGATGATGAAAAGGATGCCAGGGAAAAAGAACAAAGGAGAGTTCGACAGGAAGAAAG gagagcagagatgaAATCTAGACATGATGAAATCaggaaaaaatatg gtTTGTTTAAAGAGGAAAATCCATATGCCAAATTTGAAAATAACTAA
- the PTTG1IP gene encoding pituitary tumor-transforming gene 1 protein-interacting protein isoform X1 produces the protein MGFSRRLRLLGLPLLLCTLAAMVLGTLAAAGQEIGCQKYTNKTCEECLKNVTCLWCSSSSKCVEYPVRNILPPRSLCELSAARWGVCWVNFEALIIAMSVVGGIILITLFICCCFCCRKKKNRNRADKDDEKDAREKEQRRVRQEERRAEMKSRHDEIRKKYGLFKEENPYAKFENN, from the exons ATGGGTTTCTCGCGCCGCTTGCGTCTGTTGGGCCTCCCGCTGCTCCTCTGCACTCTGGCTGCCATGGTCCTGGGCACTCTGGCGGCCGCTGGGCAAGAAA TTGGGTGCCAGAAGTACACAAATAAAACTTGTGAAGAATGCTTGAAAAATGTCACA tGTTTATGGTGCAGCAGCAGCTCAAAGTGTGTGGAGTATCCTGTTCGGAACATCCTCCCTCCACGTTCTCTTTGTGAACTGAGCGCTGCACGCTGGGGTGTATGTTGGG TGAATTTTGAAGCACTGATCATCGCCATGTCTGTAGTGGGAGGAATAATCCTCATCACACTTTTCATCTGTTGCTGTTTCtgctgcaggaaaaaaaagaacagaaa CAGGGCCGATAAAGATGATGAAAAGGATGCCAGGGAAAAAGAACAAAGGAGAGTTCGACAGGAAGAAAG gagagcagagatgaAATCTAGACATGATGAAATCaggaaaaaatatg gtTTGTTTAAAGAGGAAAATCCATATGCCAAATTTGAAAATAACTAA